In Stigmatopora nigra isolate UIUO_SnigA chromosome 11, RoL_Snig_1.1, whole genome shotgun sequence, the following proteins share a genomic window:
- the LOC144204521 gene encoding phospholipid-transporting ATPase IH-like isoform X1: MVMSHLVMYLRLNLAPPNVICRLVGEGTQLVHIWLRFCSQCVGEENWVDSRTVYVGHKEPPPGAEAYIPQRYPDNRIVSSKYTFWNFIPKNLFEQFRRIANFYFLVIFLVQLIIDTPTSPVTSGLPLFFVITVTAIKQGYEDWLRHKADCSINECPVDVVQRGKAVRTQSHKLRVGDVVVVREDETFPCDLILLSSSRQDGTCYVTTTSLDGESSHKTYYAIPDTMAFRTEEEVDSLHATIECEQPQPDLYKFVGRIHIYKDNEEPVARPLGAENLLLRGATLKNTQHIYAVAIYTGMETKMALNYQSKSQKRSAVEKSMNAFLIVYLCILISKAVINTVLKYAWQWCPDRDEPWYNRRTENERQRHVVIRAFTDFLAFTVLFNYIIPVSMYVTVEMQKFLGSYFITWDEEMFDEELGEGAQVNTSDLNEELGQVEYVFTDKTGTLTENNMEFIECCVDGNVYVPHAICNGQILSAASSIDMIDSSPGGYRREHEDLFFRALCLCHTVQVKEEETVDGIKKGIHQGRPTSFYISSSPDEVALVEGMKRLGYTYLRLKDNHMEILNKDDEIERFELLHVLNFDSVRRRMSVIVRSSSGEYFLFCKGADSAIFPVVVSGKVEQVKARVEQNAVEGLRTLCVAYKRLTESEYQDACRHLTDAKLALQDREERLAQAYHVIEREFVLLGATAVEDRLQEKAADTIESLHKAGIKVWVLTGDKMETAAATCYASKLFRRSTQILELTKKRTEEQSLHDVLFELNRTVLRHRSISGLSVDCLDFGLIIDGATLSAVLKPKQDVAGHGNYREIFLEICRNCSAVLCCRMAPLQKAQIVKLIKASKEHPITLAVGDGANDVSMILEAHVGIGIMGKEGRQAARNSDYAIPKFKHLKKMLLVHGHYYYIRIAELVQYFFYKNVCFIFPQFLYQFFCGFSQQPLYDTAYLTLYNISFTSLPILLYSLVEKHVTMETLKREPSLYRDIAKNSLLCWPVFLYWTCLGVFDAVVFFFGAYFLFDNTTFTSNGQLMTTNTQMMFGNWTFGSLVFTVLVFTVTLKLALDTRYWTWINHFVIWGSLLFYVIFSLLWGGIIWPFLNYQRMYYVFMQMLSSGPAWLSIILLVAVSLLPDVIKKVLCRAMCPSATERTQEDEQSARERAAESPPPSSSRRRPRKAVVDSSGPRLGAAETPLLGASEPLPPKLLVRLAGGGRVDSRPPGPPAPPGSRALRLSGAGMAFYAPGPETSV; this comes from the exons TGCGTAGGGGAGGAGAACTGGGTCGACAGTAGGACCGTCTACGTCGGCCATAAAGAACCCCCTCCTGGAGCAGAGGCCTATATTCCTCAGCGTTACCCAGACAACCGCATTGTCTCCTCCaag TACACCTTCTGGAACTTCATCCCCAAGAACCTGTTTGAGCAGTTCCGACGGATTGCCAACTTCTACTTTTTGGTCATATTTCTTGTCCAG CTCATCATCGACACCCCCACCAGCCCAGTCACCAGCGGCCTGCCTCTCTTCTTCGTTATCACCGTTACCGCCATCAAGCAG GGCTACGAGGACTGGCTACGACACAAGGCCGACTGCTCCATCAACGAGTGTCCGGTGGACGTGGTCCAGAGGGGGAAGGCGGTCAGGACGCAAAGTCACAAGCTACGG GTGGGCGACGTGGTGGTGGTGAGGGAGGACGAGACCTTCCCGTGTGACCTGATCCTGCTCTCGTCTAGCCGACAAGATGGCACCTGCTATGTCACTACCACCAGCCTGGATGGAGAGTCCAGTCACAAG ACGTACTACGCCATACCCGATACCATGGCCTTCAGGACGGAGGAAGAGGTGGATTCCCTCCACGCCACTATTGAATGTGAACAACCGCAGCCTGACCTCTACAA ATTTGTGGGACGTATCCATATTTATAAGGACAATGAAGAACCCGTGGCCAG ACCACTCGGTGCTGAGAATTTATTACTCAGAGGAGCAACACTGAAGAACACACAACATATTTATG cCGTGGCCATCTACACGGGCATGGAGACCAAGATGGCGCTCAATTACCAATCCAAGTCGCAGAAGCGCTCCGCCGTGGAAAA GTCCATGAACGCCTTCCTGATCGTCTACCTTTGCATCTTGATCAGCAAAGCCGTCATCAACACGGTCCTGAAATACGCCTGGCAGTGGTGCCCGGACCGCGACGAGCCCTGGTACAACCGCCGCACGGAGAACGAGCGGCAAAGACATGTG GTGATCCGCGCTTTTACCGACTTCCTGGCCTTCACCGTCCTCTTCAACTACATCATCCCCGTGTCCATGTACGTGACGGTGGAGATGCAGAAATTTCTGGGCTCTTACTTCATCACCTGGGACGAGGAAATGTTCGACGAGGAGCTGGGGGAGGGCGCTCAGGTCAACACCTCTGACCTGAACGAGGAGTTGGGACAG GTGGAATACGTCTTCACCGACAAGACGGGCACTCTGACGGAGAACAACATGGAGTTTATCGAATGCTGCGTGGACGGCAACGTTTACGTCCCGCACGCCATCTGCAACGGTCAAATTCTGAGCGCCGCCTCCAGCATCGACATGATTGATTCCTCGCCTGGCGGCTATCGCAGA GAGCACGAGGACCTTTTTTTCCGGGCTTTGTGTCTATGCCACACGGTGCAAGTGAAGGAGGAGGAGACGGTGGACGGCATCAAGAAGGGCATCCATCAGGGCCGCCCCACCTCCTTCTACATCTCCTCCTCCCCGGACGAAGTGGCTTTGGTGGAGGGCATGAAAAG GCTAGGCTACACCTACCTGAGACTGAAAGACAACCACATGGAAATCCTCAACAAAGACGACGAGATTGAAAG GTTTGAACTGCTTCACGTGCTCAACTTTGACTCCGTGAGGAGAAGAATGAGCGTCATTGTCCGATCCAGCTCAG GTGAATACTTTCTATTCTGCAAGGGGGCCGACTCGGCCATTTTTCCCGTGGTGGTTTCTGGCAAGGTGGAGCAGGTCAAAGCTCGCGTGGAGCAAAATGCTGTG GAGGGCCTGCGGACCTTGTGCGTGGCCTACAAGAGGCTGACGGAGTCCGAGTACCAGGACGCCTGCCGCCACCTGACGGACGCCAAGCTGGCCTTGCAGGACAGGGAGGAGCGGCTGGCTCAGGCGTACCACGTCATCGAGAGAGAATTTGTGCTCCTGGGTGCCACGGCCGTGGAGGACAG GCTCCAGGAGAAAGCGGCCGACACCATCGAGTCCCTCCACAAGGCGGGAATCAAAGTTTGGGTGCTGACGGGAGACAAGATGGAGACGGCGGCCGCCACCTGCTACGCTAGCAAGCTCTTTCGCCGCAGCACGCAAATCCTAGAGTTGACCAAGAAGCGTACCGAGGAGCAGAGTCTGCACGATGTTTTGTTCGAGCTCAATAGGACGGTTCTCAGGCACCGATCCATTTCCGG GTTGAGCGTGGATTGCTTGGATTTTGGGCTGATCATCGACGGGGCCACGCTGTCGGCCGTCCTGAAACCCAAGCAGGACGTGGCCGGCCACGGCAACTACCGCGAGATCTTCCTGGAGATCTGTCGCAACTGCAGCGCCGTGCTTTGCTGTCGCATGGCGCCGCTGCAGAAGGCCCAG ATTGTGAAGCTGATCAAAGCCTCCAAAGAACACCCCATCACGCTGGCCGTGGGAGACGGAGCCAATGACGTCAGCATGATTTTAGAAGCGCACGTCGGCATCG GCATCATGGGAAAAGAAGGACGCCAGGCGGCCAGGAACAGCGACTACGCCATCCCCAAATTCAAACACCTGAAGAAAATGCTGCTGGTTCACGGTCACTACTACTACATCCGCATCGCCGAGCTGGTCCAGTACTTCTTCTACAAG AATGTATGCTTCATCTTCCCGCAGTTCCTCTACCAGTTCTTCTGCGGCTTCTCTCAGCAG CCTCTCTACGACACGGCTTATTTGACCTTGTATAACATCAGCTTCACCTCGCTGCCCATCCTCCTGTACAGCCTGGTGGAAAAGCACGTCACCATGGAGACACTCAAACGAGAGCCCTCCTTGTACAG GGACATTGCCAAAAACTCCCTCCTGTGCTGGCCGGTCTTCCTGTACTGGACTTGCCTGGGCGTCTTTGACGCCGTGGTCTTCTTCTTTGGTGCCTACTTCCTATTTGACAATACCACCTTCACCAGCAATGGCCAG CTCATGACCACCAACACGCAGATG atGTTTGGCAACTGGACCTTTGGGAGTCTGGTTTTCACCGTGCTGGTGTTCACCGTCACGCTCAAG ctgGCCTTGGACACCCGCTACTGGACTTGGATCAACCATTTTGTCATTTGGGGCTCTCTCCTTTTTTACGTGATCTTCTCCCTCCTTTGGGGAGGCATCATTTG GCCCTTTCTCAATTACCAGAGGATGTACTACGTCTTCATGCAAATGCTGTCCAGCGGTCCGGCCTGGCTGAGCATCATCCTGCTGGTGGCCGTCAGCCTGCTCCCTGATGTCATTAAGAAGGTCCTCTGCAGGGCCATGTGTCCCTCGGCCACCGAGCGAACTCAG GAAGACGAGCAGTCGGCACGGGAGCGGGCGGCCgagtcgccgccgccgtcgtcctcCCGGCGGCGTCC
- the LOC144204521 gene encoding phospholipid-transporting ATPase IH-like isoform X6 has translation MVMSHLVMYLRLNLAPPNVICRLVGEGTQLVHIWLRFCSQCVGEENWVDSRTVYVGHKEPPPGAEAYIPQRYPDNRIVSSKYTFWNFIPKNLFEQFRRIANFYFLVIFLVQLIIDTPTSPVTSGLPLFFVITVTAIKQGYEDWLRHKADCSINECPVDVVQRGKAVRTQSHKLRVGDVVVVREDETFPCDLILLSSSRQDGTCYVTTTSLDGESSHKTYYAIPDTMAFRTEEEVDSLHATIECEQPQPDLYKFVGRIHIYKDNEEPVARPLGAENLLLRGATLKNTQHIYAVAIYTGMETKMALNYQSKSQKRSAVEKSMNAFLIVYLCILISKAVINTVLKYAWQWCPDRDEPWYNRRTENERQRHVVIRAFTDFLAFTVLFNYIIPVSMYVTVEMQKFLGSYFITWDEEMFDEELGEGAQVNTSDLNEELGQVEYVFTDKTGTLTENNMEFIECCVDGNVYVPHAICNGQILSAASSIDMIDSSPGGYRREHEDLFFRALCLCHTVQVKEEETVDGIKKGIHQGRPTSFYISSSPDEVALVEGMKRLGYTYLRLKDNHMEILNKDDEIERFELLHVLNFDSVRRRMSVIVRSSSGEYFLFCKGADSAIFPVVVSGKVEQVKARVEQNAVEGLRTLCVAYKRLTESEYQDACRHLTDAKLALQDREERLAQAYHVIEREFVLLGATAVEDRLQEKAADTIESLHKAGIKVWVLTGDKMETAAATCYASKLFRRSTQILELTKKRTEEQSLHDVLFELNRTVLRHRSISGLSVDCLDFGLIIDGATLSAVLKPKQDVAGHGNYREIFLEICRNCSAVLCCRMAPLQKAQIVKLIKASKEHPITLAVGDGANDVSMILEAHVGIGIMGKEGRQAARNSDYAIPKFKHLKKMLLVHGHYYYIRIAELVQYFFYKNVCFIFPQFLYQFFCGFSQQPLYDTAYLTLYNISFTSLPILLYSLVEKHVTMETLKREPSLYRDIAKNSLLCWPVFLYWTCLGVFDAVVFFFGAYFLFDNTTFTSNGQLMTTNTQMMFGNWTFGSLVFTVLVFTVTLKLALDTRYWTWINHFVIWGSLLFYVIFSLLWGGIIWPFLNYQRMYYVFMQMLSSGPAWLSIILLVAVSLLPDVIKKVLCRAMCPSATERTQSAPRPCLTVEPSTIFMLSQSSSRMSF, from the exons TGCGTAGGGGAGGAGAACTGGGTCGACAGTAGGACCGTCTACGTCGGCCATAAAGAACCCCCTCCTGGAGCAGAGGCCTATATTCCTCAGCGTTACCCAGACAACCGCATTGTCTCCTCCaag TACACCTTCTGGAACTTCATCCCCAAGAACCTGTTTGAGCAGTTCCGACGGATTGCCAACTTCTACTTTTTGGTCATATTTCTTGTCCAG CTCATCATCGACACCCCCACCAGCCCAGTCACCAGCGGCCTGCCTCTCTTCTTCGTTATCACCGTTACCGCCATCAAGCAG GGCTACGAGGACTGGCTACGACACAAGGCCGACTGCTCCATCAACGAGTGTCCGGTGGACGTGGTCCAGAGGGGGAAGGCGGTCAGGACGCAAAGTCACAAGCTACGG GTGGGCGACGTGGTGGTGGTGAGGGAGGACGAGACCTTCCCGTGTGACCTGATCCTGCTCTCGTCTAGCCGACAAGATGGCACCTGCTATGTCACTACCACCAGCCTGGATGGAGAGTCCAGTCACAAG ACGTACTACGCCATACCCGATACCATGGCCTTCAGGACGGAGGAAGAGGTGGATTCCCTCCACGCCACTATTGAATGTGAACAACCGCAGCCTGACCTCTACAA ATTTGTGGGACGTATCCATATTTATAAGGACAATGAAGAACCCGTGGCCAG ACCACTCGGTGCTGAGAATTTATTACTCAGAGGAGCAACACTGAAGAACACACAACATATTTATG cCGTGGCCATCTACACGGGCATGGAGACCAAGATGGCGCTCAATTACCAATCCAAGTCGCAGAAGCGCTCCGCCGTGGAAAA GTCCATGAACGCCTTCCTGATCGTCTACCTTTGCATCTTGATCAGCAAAGCCGTCATCAACACGGTCCTGAAATACGCCTGGCAGTGGTGCCCGGACCGCGACGAGCCCTGGTACAACCGCCGCACGGAGAACGAGCGGCAAAGACATGTG GTGATCCGCGCTTTTACCGACTTCCTGGCCTTCACCGTCCTCTTCAACTACATCATCCCCGTGTCCATGTACGTGACGGTGGAGATGCAGAAATTTCTGGGCTCTTACTTCATCACCTGGGACGAGGAAATGTTCGACGAGGAGCTGGGGGAGGGCGCTCAGGTCAACACCTCTGACCTGAACGAGGAGTTGGGACAG GTGGAATACGTCTTCACCGACAAGACGGGCACTCTGACGGAGAACAACATGGAGTTTATCGAATGCTGCGTGGACGGCAACGTTTACGTCCCGCACGCCATCTGCAACGGTCAAATTCTGAGCGCCGCCTCCAGCATCGACATGATTGATTCCTCGCCTGGCGGCTATCGCAGA GAGCACGAGGACCTTTTTTTCCGGGCTTTGTGTCTATGCCACACGGTGCAAGTGAAGGAGGAGGAGACGGTGGACGGCATCAAGAAGGGCATCCATCAGGGCCGCCCCACCTCCTTCTACATCTCCTCCTCCCCGGACGAAGTGGCTTTGGTGGAGGGCATGAAAAG GCTAGGCTACACCTACCTGAGACTGAAAGACAACCACATGGAAATCCTCAACAAAGACGACGAGATTGAAAG GTTTGAACTGCTTCACGTGCTCAACTTTGACTCCGTGAGGAGAAGAATGAGCGTCATTGTCCGATCCAGCTCAG GTGAATACTTTCTATTCTGCAAGGGGGCCGACTCGGCCATTTTTCCCGTGGTGGTTTCTGGCAAGGTGGAGCAGGTCAAAGCTCGCGTGGAGCAAAATGCTGTG GAGGGCCTGCGGACCTTGTGCGTGGCCTACAAGAGGCTGACGGAGTCCGAGTACCAGGACGCCTGCCGCCACCTGACGGACGCCAAGCTGGCCTTGCAGGACAGGGAGGAGCGGCTGGCTCAGGCGTACCACGTCATCGAGAGAGAATTTGTGCTCCTGGGTGCCACGGCCGTGGAGGACAG GCTCCAGGAGAAAGCGGCCGACACCATCGAGTCCCTCCACAAGGCGGGAATCAAAGTTTGGGTGCTGACGGGAGACAAGATGGAGACGGCGGCCGCCACCTGCTACGCTAGCAAGCTCTTTCGCCGCAGCACGCAAATCCTAGAGTTGACCAAGAAGCGTACCGAGGAGCAGAGTCTGCACGATGTTTTGTTCGAGCTCAATAGGACGGTTCTCAGGCACCGATCCATTTCCGG GTTGAGCGTGGATTGCTTGGATTTTGGGCTGATCATCGACGGGGCCACGCTGTCGGCCGTCCTGAAACCCAAGCAGGACGTGGCCGGCCACGGCAACTACCGCGAGATCTTCCTGGAGATCTGTCGCAACTGCAGCGCCGTGCTTTGCTGTCGCATGGCGCCGCTGCAGAAGGCCCAG ATTGTGAAGCTGATCAAAGCCTCCAAAGAACACCCCATCACGCTGGCCGTGGGAGACGGAGCCAATGACGTCAGCATGATTTTAGAAGCGCACGTCGGCATCG GCATCATGGGAAAAGAAGGACGCCAGGCGGCCAGGAACAGCGACTACGCCATCCCCAAATTCAAACACCTGAAGAAAATGCTGCTGGTTCACGGTCACTACTACTACATCCGCATCGCCGAGCTGGTCCAGTACTTCTTCTACAAG AATGTATGCTTCATCTTCCCGCAGTTCCTCTACCAGTTCTTCTGCGGCTTCTCTCAGCAG CCTCTCTACGACACGGCTTATTTGACCTTGTATAACATCAGCTTCACCTCGCTGCCCATCCTCCTGTACAGCCTGGTGGAAAAGCACGTCACCATGGAGACACTCAAACGAGAGCCCTCCTTGTACAG GGACATTGCCAAAAACTCCCTCCTGTGCTGGCCGGTCTTCCTGTACTGGACTTGCCTGGGCGTCTTTGACGCCGTGGTCTTCTTCTTTGGTGCCTACTTCCTATTTGACAATACCACCTTCACCAGCAATGGCCAG CTCATGACCACCAACACGCAGATG atGTTTGGCAACTGGACCTTTGGGAGTCTGGTTTTCACCGTGCTGGTGTTCACCGTCACGCTCAAG ctgGCCTTGGACACCCGCTACTGGACTTGGATCAACCATTTTGTCATTTGGGGCTCTCTCCTTTTTTACGTGATCTTCTCCCTCCTTTGGGGAGGCATCATTTG GCCCTTTCTCAATTACCAGAGGATGTACTACGTCTTCATGCAAATGCTGTCCAGCGGTCCGGCCTGGCTGAGCATCATCCTGCTGGTGGCCGTCAGCCTGCTCCCTGATGTCATTAAGAAGGTCCTCTGCAGGGCCATGTGTCCCTCGGCCACCGAGCGAACTCAG TCGGCTCCTCGCCCGTGCCTTACCGTGGAGCCCTCCACCATCTTCATGCTTTCTCAGTCGTCCAGCAGAATGAGTTTCTGA
- the LOC144204521 gene encoding phospholipid-transporting ATPase IH-like isoform X3: MDFSRLRNIIRRYCVGEENWVDSRTVYVGHKEPPPGAEAYIPQRYPDNRIVSSKYTFWNFIPKNLFEQFRRIANFYFLVIFLVQLIIDTPTSPVTSGLPLFFVITVTAIKQGYEDWLRHKADCSINECPVDVVQRGKAVRTQSHKLRVGDVVVVREDETFPCDLILLSSSRQDGTCYVTTTSLDGESSHKTYYAIPDTMAFRTEEEVDSLHATIECEQPQPDLYKFVGRIHIYKDNEEPVARPLGAENLLLRGATLKNTQHIYAVAIYTGMETKMALNYQSKSQKRSAVEKSMNAFLIVYLCILISKAVINTVLKYAWQWCPDRDEPWYNRRTENERQRHVVIRAFTDFLAFTVLFNYIIPVSMYVTVEMQKFLGSYFITWDEEMFDEELGEGAQVNTSDLNEELGQVEYVFTDKTGTLTENNMEFIECCVDGNVYVPHAICNGQILSAASSIDMIDSSPGGYRREHEDLFFRALCLCHTVQVKEEETVDGIKKGIHQGRPTSFYISSSPDEVALVEGMKRLGYTYLRLKDNHMEILNKDDEIERFELLHVLNFDSVRRRMSVIVRSSSGEYFLFCKGADSAIFPVVVSGKVEQVKARVEQNAVEGLRTLCVAYKRLTESEYQDACRHLTDAKLALQDREERLAQAYHVIEREFVLLGATAVEDRLQEKAADTIESLHKAGIKVWVLTGDKMETAAATCYASKLFRRSTQILELTKKRTEEQSLHDVLFELNRTVLRHRSISGLSVDCLDFGLIIDGATLSAVLKPKQDVAGHGNYREIFLEICRNCSAVLCCRMAPLQKAQIVKLIKASKEHPITLAVGDGANDVSMILEAHVGIGIMGKEGRQAARNSDYAIPKFKHLKKMLLVHGHYYYIRIAELVQYFFYKNVCFIFPQFLYQFFCGFSQQPLYDTAYLTLYNISFTSLPILLYSLVEKHVTMETLKREPSLYRDIAKNSLLCWPVFLYWTCLGVFDAVVFFFGAYFLFDNTTFTSNGQLMTTNTQMMFGNWTFGSLVFTVLVFTVTLKLALDTRYWTWINHFVIWGSLLFYVIFSLLWGGIIWPFLNYQRMYYVFMQMLSSGPAWLSIILLVAVSLLPDVIKKVLCRAMCPSATERTQEDEQSARERAAESPPPSSSRRRPRKAVVDSSGPRLGAAETPLLGASEPLPPKLLVRLAGGGRVDSRPPGPPAPPGSRALRLSGAGMAFYAPGPETSV; encoded by the exons TGCGTAGGGGAGGAGAACTGGGTCGACAGTAGGACCGTCTACGTCGGCCATAAAGAACCCCCTCCTGGAGCAGAGGCCTATATTCCTCAGCGTTACCCAGACAACCGCATTGTCTCCTCCaag TACACCTTCTGGAACTTCATCCCCAAGAACCTGTTTGAGCAGTTCCGACGGATTGCCAACTTCTACTTTTTGGTCATATTTCTTGTCCAG CTCATCATCGACACCCCCACCAGCCCAGTCACCAGCGGCCTGCCTCTCTTCTTCGTTATCACCGTTACCGCCATCAAGCAG GGCTACGAGGACTGGCTACGACACAAGGCCGACTGCTCCATCAACGAGTGTCCGGTGGACGTGGTCCAGAGGGGGAAGGCGGTCAGGACGCAAAGTCACAAGCTACGG GTGGGCGACGTGGTGGTGGTGAGGGAGGACGAGACCTTCCCGTGTGACCTGATCCTGCTCTCGTCTAGCCGACAAGATGGCACCTGCTATGTCACTACCACCAGCCTGGATGGAGAGTCCAGTCACAAG ACGTACTACGCCATACCCGATACCATGGCCTTCAGGACGGAGGAAGAGGTGGATTCCCTCCACGCCACTATTGAATGTGAACAACCGCAGCCTGACCTCTACAA ATTTGTGGGACGTATCCATATTTATAAGGACAATGAAGAACCCGTGGCCAG ACCACTCGGTGCTGAGAATTTATTACTCAGAGGAGCAACACTGAAGAACACACAACATATTTATG cCGTGGCCATCTACACGGGCATGGAGACCAAGATGGCGCTCAATTACCAATCCAAGTCGCAGAAGCGCTCCGCCGTGGAAAA GTCCATGAACGCCTTCCTGATCGTCTACCTTTGCATCTTGATCAGCAAAGCCGTCATCAACACGGTCCTGAAATACGCCTGGCAGTGGTGCCCGGACCGCGACGAGCCCTGGTACAACCGCCGCACGGAGAACGAGCGGCAAAGACATGTG GTGATCCGCGCTTTTACCGACTTCCTGGCCTTCACCGTCCTCTTCAACTACATCATCCCCGTGTCCATGTACGTGACGGTGGAGATGCAGAAATTTCTGGGCTCTTACTTCATCACCTGGGACGAGGAAATGTTCGACGAGGAGCTGGGGGAGGGCGCTCAGGTCAACACCTCTGACCTGAACGAGGAGTTGGGACAG GTGGAATACGTCTTCACCGACAAGACGGGCACTCTGACGGAGAACAACATGGAGTTTATCGAATGCTGCGTGGACGGCAACGTTTACGTCCCGCACGCCATCTGCAACGGTCAAATTCTGAGCGCCGCCTCCAGCATCGACATGATTGATTCCTCGCCTGGCGGCTATCGCAGA GAGCACGAGGACCTTTTTTTCCGGGCTTTGTGTCTATGCCACACGGTGCAAGTGAAGGAGGAGGAGACGGTGGACGGCATCAAGAAGGGCATCCATCAGGGCCGCCCCACCTCCTTCTACATCTCCTCCTCCCCGGACGAAGTGGCTTTGGTGGAGGGCATGAAAAG GCTAGGCTACACCTACCTGAGACTGAAAGACAACCACATGGAAATCCTCAACAAAGACGACGAGATTGAAAG GTTTGAACTGCTTCACGTGCTCAACTTTGACTCCGTGAGGAGAAGAATGAGCGTCATTGTCCGATCCAGCTCAG GTGAATACTTTCTATTCTGCAAGGGGGCCGACTCGGCCATTTTTCCCGTGGTGGTTTCTGGCAAGGTGGAGCAGGTCAAAGCTCGCGTGGAGCAAAATGCTGTG GAGGGCCTGCGGACCTTGTGCGTGGCCTACAAGAGGCTGACGGAGTCCGAGTACCAGGACGCCTGCCGCCACCTGACGGACGCCAAGCTGGCCTTGCAGGACAGGGAGGAGCGGCTGGCTCAGGCGTACCACGTCATCGAGAGAGAATTTGTGCTCCTGGGTGCCACGGCCGTGGAGGACAG GCTCCAGGAGAAAGCGGCCGACACCATCGAGTCCCTCCACAAGGCGGGAATCAAAGTTTGGGTGCTGACGGGAGACAAGATGGAGACGGCGGCCGCCACCTGCTACGCTAGCAAGCTCTTTCGCCGCAGCACGCAAATCCTAGAGTTGACCAAGAAGCGTACCGAGGAGCAGAGTCTGCACGATGTTTTGTTCGAGCTCAATAGGACGGTTCTCAGGCACCGATCCATTTCCGG GTTGAGCGTGGATTGCTTGGATTTTGGGCTGATCATCGACGGGGCCACGCTGTCGGCCGTCCTGAAACCCAAGCAGGACGTGGCCGGCCACGGCAACTACCGCGAGATCTTCCTGGAGATCTGTCGCAACTGCAGCGCCGTGCTTTGCTGTCGCATGGCGCCGCTGCAGAAGGCCCAG ATTGTGAAGCTGATCAAAGCCTCCAAAGAACACCCCATCACGCTGGCCGTGGGAGACGGAGCCAATGACGTCAGCATGATTTTAGAAGCGCACGTCGGCATCG GCATCATGGGAAAAGAAGGACGCCAGGCGGCCAGGAACAGCGACTACGCCATCCCCAAATTCAAACACCTGAAGAAAATGCTGCTGGTTCACGGTCACTACTACTACATCCGCATCGCCGAGCTGGTCCAGTACTTCTTCTACAAG AATGTATGCTTCATCTTCCCGCAGTTCCTCTACCAGTTCTTCTGCGGCTTCTCTCAGCAG CCTCTCTACGACACGGCTTATTTGACCTTGTATAACATCAGCTTCACCTCGCTGCCCATCCTCCTGTACAGCCTGGTGGAAAAGCACGTCACCATGGAGACACTCAAACGAGAGCCCTCCTTGTACAG GGACATTGCCAAAAACTCCCTCCTGTGCTGGCCGGTCTTCCTGTACTGGACTTGCCTGGGCGTCTTTGACGCCGTGGTCTTCTTCTTTGGTGCCTACTTCCTATTTGACAATACCACCTTCACCAGCAATGGCCAG CTCATGACCACCAACACGCAGATG atGTTTGGCAACTGGACCTTTGGGAGTCTGGTTTTCACCGTGCTGGTGTTCACCGTCACGCTCAAG ctgGCCTTGGACACCCGCTACTGGACTTGGATCAACCATTTTGTCATTTGGGGCTCTCTCCTTTTTTACGTGATCTTCTCCCTCCTTTGGGGAGGCATCATTTG GCCCTTTCTCAATTACCAGAGGATGTACTACGTCTTCATGCAAATGCTGTCCAGCGGTCCGGCCTGGCTGAGCATCATCCTGCTGGTGGCCGTCAGCCTGCTCCCTGATGTCATTAAGAAGGTCCTCTGCAGGGCCATGTGTCCCTCGGCCACCGAGCGAACTCAG GAAGACGAGCAGTCGGCACGGGAGCGGGCGGCCgagtcgccgccgccgtcgtcctcCCGGCGGCGTCC